One Miscanthus floridulus cultivar M001 chromosome 11, ASM1932011v1, whole genome shotgun sequence DNA window includes the following coding sequences:
- the LOC136494222 gene encoding uncharacterized protein isoform X1 — translation MFVPVLDNRSGFEEPFKISGMWQCSICMHVNTTDNLSCELCGVLRYLSLYFNNISEAEDGAKCRHKYSGVSVLARSLFTPSSTESKAIVLSDGFEDSRNTTGTGNKQATMDALHKTYMTRKKCHINIVPFKFDTPSPDDMVITGLKSSRNFRKVDTEVLVKDSIDVTRKEMMDNDVLLTENSASMDPSASVQLDEVGGTSSNVLSSSQNITLKLQHLSLESKPKNSKPNIKKAASVSHYKPEPWMLQSEDQEIRKQLSLGIVGHVDSGKSTLCGRLRHALGLISKKQMHKYEKEAKEKGKGLFAYAWAMDESSDERERGITMTVAVAYFNSEKYRVVLLDSPGHKDFVPNMISGATQADAAILVVDASIGSFEAGMGVNGIGQTKEHSQLIRSFGVENLIVAVNKMDVVEYSKERFQSIKSQLGTFLRSCGYKDSSVTWVPLSAMANENLVTASSDSRLLSWYNGDCLLKAIDSLSPPHRDVSRPLCLPICDVIASHTLGQVAVCGKIESGGIRTGSKVLVMPSGDIATVRTIERDSSTCSLARAGDNVAIGLHGIDPGHIVSGGVLCHPDFAVCIASHLELKILVLEITMPILVGLQFELHIHHARVSARLVKILSSSDQKTGKALKKMPRLLTARQTAVVEVKLDKEVCVEEFSTLKALGRVFLRSQGNTVAVGIVTRILDQACDLA, via the exons ATG TTTGTTCCTGTGCTAGATAACAGATCTGGTTTTGAGGAGCCCTTTAAAATTTCTGGGATGTGGCAATGCTCCatttgcatgcatgtaaatacTACAGATAATTTATCTTGTGAGCTATGTGGTGTACTTCGTTATCTCTCACTGTATTTCAATAATATCAGTGAAGCCGAAGATGGAG CTAAATGCAGACACAAGTATTCTGGAGTATCCGTACTCGCAAGATCTCTTTTTACACCATCTAGTACAGAGTCAAAGGCTATTGTTCTCTCTGATGGTTTTGAAGACAGTAGAAATACAACAGGCACAGGGAATAAGCAAGCTACCATGGATGCTCTACATAAGACATACATGACTCGCAAAAAGTGCCACATTAACATAG TGCCTTTCAAGTTTGATACACCATCTCCAGATGACATGGTCATTACAGGCTTAAAATCATCCAGAAACTTTAGAAAAG TTGACACAGAGGTTCTAGTTAAAGATTCTATTGACGTGACCAGAAAGGAGATGATGGATAATGATGTTCTTCTAACTGAAAACAGTGCAAGTATGGACCCAAGTGCATCAGTACAATTGGATGAAGTTGGTGGGACTAGTAGCAATGTTCTTTCGAGTAGTCAAAATATAACTCTTAAGCTACAGCATTTGAGTTTGGAGAGCAAACCGAAGAACAGTAAACCCAATATTAAGAAAGCAGCTTCTGTTTCACACTACAAGCCAGAACCATGGATGCTCCAGAGTGAAGATCAAGAAATCCGTAAACAGCTAAGTCTTGGCATT GTTGGTCATGTCGATTCTGGGAAATCAACTTTATGTGGTCGATTACGACATGCTCTGGGATTGATTTCAAAAAAACAAATGCATAAATATGAGAAAGAAGCTAAAGAAAAG GGGAAAGGGTTGTTTGCATATGCTTGGGCTATGGATGAGAGCAGTGATGAGAGGGAGCGTGGCATTACAATGACTGTGGCTGTAGCATATTTTAATAGCGAAAAATACCGTGTGGTTTTGCTTGATTCCCCTGGTCACAAGGATTTTGTTCCTAATATGATATCTGGTGCTACACAAGCTGATGCCGCCATCCTAGTTGTTGATGCATCTATAGGCTCATTTGAAGCTGGCATGGGTGTTAATGGAATTGGTCAAACAAAGGAACACTCACAACTTATTAGGAGCTTTGGTGTTGAGAACTTGATAGTTGCTGTTAATAAGATGGATGTGGTGGAATATTCGAAGGAGCGGTTCCAGTCCATTAAATCGCAACTTGGTACCTTTCTTCGGTCATGTGGGTACAAAGACTCTTCAGTCACCTGGGTTCCTTTGAGTGCAATGGCAAACGAAAATTTAGTCACAGCTTCTTCAGATTCTCGTCTTCTATCATG GTACAATGGAGATTGTCTGCTGAAAGCCATTGACTCATTATCTCCTCCTCATCGTGACGTTTCAAGGCCACTATGCCTTCCAATATGTGATGTTATTGCATCTCACACGCTGGGTCAGGTGGCTGTTTGTGGTAAAATAGAGTCTGGAGGGATCCGAACTGGCTCTAAG GTTCTTGTCATGCCTTCTGGAGATATAGCTACAGTAAGAACCATTGAGCGGGATTCCTCTACTTGCAGCTTGGCTAGAGCCGGGGACAATGTTGCCATTGGTTTGCATGGTATCGACCCTGGTCACATTGTGTCAGGTGGAGTTCTTTGCCATCCAGATTTCGCTGTGTGCATCGCTTCTCACTTGGAGCTGAAAATTCTGGTTCTAGAAATCACCATGCCAATACTGGTTGGCCTTCAG TTTGAGCTGCACATACATCACGCCAGGGTGTCTGCGAGGTTGGTTAAAATACTGTCGTCGTCGGACCAGAAGACTGGCAAGGCCTTAAAGAAAATGCCACGTTTGCTCACCGCGAGGCAGACCGCCGTGGTTGAA GTGAAGCTGGACAAAGAAGTGTGTGTGGAGGAATTCTCGACGCTGAAGGCCCTTGGGCGGGTGTTCCTGCGATCTCAGGGTAACACTGTTGCGGTGGGCATTGTGACTCGAATTCTGGATCAGGCTTGTGACCTCGCCTAA
- the LOC136494222 gene encoding uncharacterized protein isoform X2, which yields MFVPVLDNRSGFEEPFKISGMWQCSICMHVNTTDNLSCELCGVLRYLSLYFNNISEAEDGAKCRHKYSGVSVLARSLFTPSSTESKAIVLSDGFEDSRNTTGTGNKQATMDALHKTYMTRKKCHINIVPFKFDTPSPDDMVITGLKSSRNFRKEVLVKDSIDVTRKEMMDNDVLLTENSASMDPSASVQLDEVGGTSSNVLSSSQNITLKLQHLSLESKPKNSKPNIKKAASVSHYKPEPWMLQSEDQEIRKQLSLGIVGHVDSGKSTLCGRLRHALGLISKKQMHKYEKEAKEKGKGLFAYAWAMDESSDERERGITMTVAVAYFNSEKYRVVLLDSPGHKDFVPNMISGATQADAAILVVDASIGSFEAGMGVNGIGQTKEHSQLIRSFGVENLIVAVNKMDVVEYSKERFQSIKSQLGTFLRSCGYKDSSVTWVPLSAMANENLVTASSDSRLLSWYNGDCLLKAIDSLSPPHRDVSRPLCLPICDVIASHTLGQVAVCGKIESGGIRTGSKVLVMPSGDIATVRTIERDSSTCSLARAGDNVAIGLHGIDPGHIVSGGVLCHPDFAVCIASHLELKILVLEITMPILVGLQFELHIHHARVSARLVKILSSSDQKTGKALKKMPRLLTARQTAVVEVKLDKEVCVEEFSTLKALGRVFLRSQGNTVAVGIVTRILDQACDLA from the exons ATG TTTGTTCCTGTGCTAGATAACAGATCTGGTTTTGAGGAGCCCTTTAAAATTTCTGGGATGTGGCAATGCTCCatttgcatgcatgtaaatacTACAGATAATTTATCTTGTGAGCTATGTGGTGTACTTCGTTATCTCTCACTGTATTTCAATAATATCAGTGAAGCCGAAGATGGAG CTAAATGCAGACACAAGTATTCTGGAGTATCCGTACTCGCAAGATCTCTTTTTACACCATCTAGTACAGAGTCAAAGGCTATTGTTCTCTCTGATGGTTTTGAAGACAGTAGAAATACAACAGGCACAGGGAATAAGCAAGCTACCATGGATGCTCTACATAAGACATACATGACTCGCAAAAAGTGCCACATTAACATAG TGCCTTTCAAGTTTGATACACCATCTCCAGATGACATGGTCATTACAGGCTTAAAATCATCCAGAAACTTTAGAAAAG AGGTTCTAGTTAAAGATTCTATTGACGTGACCAGAAAGGAGATGATGGATAATGATGTTCTTCTAACTGAAAACAGTGCAAGTATGGACCCAAGTGCATCAGTACAATTGGATGAAGTTGGTGGGACTAGTAGCAATGTTCTTTCGAGTAGTCAAAATATAACTCTTAAGCTACAGCATTTGAGTTTGGAGAGCAAACCGAAGAACAGTAAACCCAATATTAAGAAAGCAGCTTCTGTTTCACACTACAAGCCAGAACCATGGATGCTCCAGAGTGAAGATCAAGAAATCCGTAAACAGCTAAGTCTTGGCATT GTTGGTCATGTCGATTCTGGGAAATCAACTTTATGTGGTCGATTACGACATGCTCTGGGATTGATTTCAAAAAAACAAATGCATAAATATGAGAAAGAAGCTAAAGAAAAG GGGAAAGGGTTGTTTGCATATGCTTGGGCTATGGATGAGAGCAGTGATGAGAGGGAGCGTGGCATTACAATGACTGTGGCTGTAGCATATTTTAATAGCGAAAAATACCGTGTGGTTTTGCTTGATTCCCCTGGTCACAAGGATTTTGTTCCTAATATGATATCTGGTGCTACACAAGCTGATGCCGCCATCCTAGTTGTTGATGCATCTATAGGCTCATTTGAAGCTGGCATGGGTGTTAATGGAATTGGTCAAACAAAGGAACACTCACAACTTATTAGGAGCTTTGGTGTTGAGAACTTGATAGTTGCTGTTAATAAGATGGATGTGGTGGAATATTCGAAGGAGCGGTTCCAGTCCATTAAATCGCAACTTGGTACCTTTCTTCGGTCATGTGGGTACAAAGACTCTTCAGTCACCTGGGTTCCTTTGAGTGCAATGGCAAACGAAAATTTAGTCACAGCTTCTTCAGATTCTCGTCTTCTATCATG GTACAATGGAGATTGTCTGCTGAAAGCCATTGACTCATTATCTCCTCCTCATCGTGACGTTTCAAGGCCACTATGCCTTCCAATATGTGATGTTATTGCATCTCACACGCTGGGTCAGGTGGCTGTTTGTGGTAAAATAGAGTCTGGAGGGATCCGAACTGGCTCTAAG GTTCTTGTCATGCCTTCTGGAGATATAGCTACAGTAAGAACCATTGAGCGGGATTCCTCTACTTGCAGCTTGGCTAGAGCCGGGGACAATGTTGCCATTGGTTTGCATGGTATCGACCCTGGTCACATTGTGTCAGGTGGAGTTCTTTGCCATCCAGATTTCGCTGTGTGCATCGCTTCTCACTTGGAGCTGAAAATTCTGGTTCTAGAAATCACCATGCCAATACTGGTTGGCCTTCAG TTTGAGCTGCACATACATCACGCCAGGGTGTCTGCGAGGTTGGTTAAAATACTGTCGTCGTCGGACCAGAAGACTGGCAAGGCCTTAAAGAAAATGCCACGTTTGCTCACCGCGAGGCAGACCGCCGTGGTTGAA GTGAAGCTGGACAAAGAAGTGTGTGTGGAGGAATTCTCGACGCTGAAGGCCCTTGGGCGGGTGTTCCTGCGATCTCAGGGTAACACTGTTGCGGTGGGCATTGTGACTCGAATTCTGGATCAGGCTTGTGACCTCGCCTAA
- the LOC136494222 gene encoding uncharacterized protein isoform X3: MWQCSICMHVNTTDNLSCELCGVLRYLSLYFNNISEAEDGAKCRHKYSGVSVLARSLFTPSSTESKAIVLSDGFEDSRNTTGTGNKQATMDALHKTYMTRKKCHINIVPFKFDTPSPDDMVITGLKSSRNFRKVDTEVLVKDSIDVTRKEMMDNDVLLTENSASMDPSASVQLDEVGGTSSNVLSSSQNITLKLQHLSLESKPKNSKPNIKKAASVSHYKPEPWMLQSEDQEIRKQLSLGIVGHVDSGKSTLCGRLRHALGLISKKQMHKYEKEAKEKGKGLFAYAWAMDESSDERERGITMTVAVAYFNSEKYRVVLLDSPGHKDFVPNMISGATQADAAILVVDASIGSFEAGMGVNGIGQTKEHSQLIRSFGVENLIVAVNKMDVVEYSKERFQSIKSQLGTFLRSCGYKDSSVTWVPLSAMANENLVTASSDSRLLSWYNGDCLLKAIDSLSPPHRDVSRPLCLPICDVIASHTLGQVAVCGKIESGGIRTGSKVLVMPSGDIATVRTIERDSSTCSLARAGDNVAIGLHGIDPGHIVSGGVLCHPDFAVCIASHLELKILVLEITMPILVGLQFELHIHHARVSARLVKILSSSDQKTGKALKKMPRLLTARQTAVVEVKLDKEVCVEEFSTLKALGRVFLRSQGNTVAVGIVTRILDQACDLA; the protein is encoded by the exons ATGTGGCAATGCTCCatttgcatgcatgtaaatacTACAGATAATTTATCTTGTGAGCTATGTGGTGTACTTCGTTATCTCTCACTGTATTTCAATAATATCAGTGAAGCCGAAGATGGAG CTAAATGCAGACACAAGTATTCTGGAGTATCCGTACTCGCAAGATCTCTTTTTACACCATCTAGTACAGAGTCAAAGGCTATTGTTCTCTCTGATGGTTTTGAAGACAGTAGAAATACAACAGGCACAGGGAATAAGCAAGCTACCATGGATGCTCTACATAAGACATACATGACTCGCAAAAAGTGCCACATTAACATAG TGCCTTTCAAGTTTGATACACCATCTCCAGATGACATGGTCATTACAGGCTTAAAATCATCCAGAAACTTTAGAAAAG TTGACACAGAGGTTCTAGTTAAAGATTCTATTGACGTGACCAGAAAGGAGATGATGGATAATGATGTTCTTCTAACTGAAAACAGTGCAAGTATGGACCCAAGTGCATCAGTACAATTGGATGAAGTTGGTGGGACTAGTAGCAATGTTCTTTCGAGTAGTCAAAATATAACTCTTAAGCTACAGCATTTGAGTTTGGAGAGCAAACCGAAGAACAGTAAACCCAATATTAAGAAAGCAGCTTCTGTTTCACACTACAAGCCAGAACCATGGATGCTCCAGAGTGAAGATCAAGAAATCCGTAAACAGCTAAGTCTTGGCATT GTTGGTCATGTCGATTCTGGGAAATCAACTTTATGTGGTCGATTACGACATGCTCTGGGATTGATTTCAAAAAAACAAATGCATAAATATGAGAAAGAAGCTAAAGAAAAG GGGAAAGGGTTGTTTGCATATGCTTGGGCTATGGATGAGAGCAGTGATGAGAGGGAGCGTGGCATTACAATGACTGTGGCTGTAGCATATTTTAATAGCGAAAAATACCGTGTGGTTTTGCTTGATTCCCCTGGTCACAAGGATTTTGTTCCTAATATGATATCTGGTGCTACACAAGCTGATGCCGCCATCCTAGTTGTTGATGCATCTATAGGCTCATTTGAAGCTGGCATGGGTGTTAATGGAATTGGTCAAACAAAGGAACACTCACAACTTATTAGGAGCTTTGGTGTTGAGAACTTGATAGTTGCTGTTAATAAGATGGATGTGGTGGAATATTCGAAGGAGCGGTTCCAGTCCATTAAATCGCAACTTGGTACCTTTCTTCGGTCATGTGGGTACAAAGACTCTTCAGTCACCTGGGTTCCTTTGAGTGCAATGGCAAACGAAAATTTAGTCACAGCTTCTTCAGATTCTCGTCTTCTATCATG GTACAATGGAGATTGTCTGCTGAAAGCCATTGACTCATTATCTCCTCCTCATCGTGACGTTTCAAGGCCACTATGCCTTCCAATATGTGATGTTATTGCATCTCACACGCTGGGTCAGGTGGCTGTTTGTGGTAAAATAGAGTCTGGAGGGATCCGAACTGGCTCTAAG GTTCTTGTCATGCCTTCTGGAGATATAGCTACAGTAAGAACCATTGAGCGGGATTCCTCTACTTGCAGCTTGGCTAGAGCCGGGGACAATGTTGCCATTGGTTTGCATGGTATCGACCCTGGTCACATTGTGTCAGGTGGAGTTCTTTGCCATCCAGATTTCGCTGTGTGCATCGCTTCTCACTTGGAGCTGAAAATTCTGGTTCTAGAAATCACCATGCCAATACTGGTTGGCCTTCAG TTTGAGCTGCACATACATCACGCCAGGGTGTCTGCGAGGTTGGTTAAAATACTGTCGTCGTCGGACCAGAAGACTGGCAAGGCCTTAAAGAAAATGCCACGTTTGCTCACCGCGAGGCAGACCGCCGTGGTTGAA GTGAAGCTGGACAAAGAAGTGTGTGTGGAGGAATTCTCGACGCTGAAGGCCCTTGGGCGGGTGTTCCTGCGATCTCAGGGTAACACTGTTGCGGTGGGCATTGTGACTCGAATTCTGGATCAGGCTTGTGACCTCGCCTAA
- the LOC136494222 gene encoding uncharacterized protein isoform X4 — MDALHKTYMTRKKCHINIVPFKFDTPSPDDMVITGLKSSRNFRKVDTEVLVKDSIDVTRKEMMDNDVLLTENSASMDPSASVQLDEVGGTSSNVLSSSQNITLKLQHLSLESKPKNSKPNIKKAASVSHYKPEPWMLQSEDQEIRKQLSLGIVGHVDSGKSTLCGRLRHALGLISKKQMHKYEKEAKEKGKGLFAYAWAMDESSDERERGITMTVAVAYFNSEKYRVVLLDSPGHKDFVPNMISGATQADAAILVVDASIGSFEAGMGVNGIGQTKEHSQLIRSFGVENLIVAVNKMDVVEYSKERFQSIKSQLGTFLRSCGYKDSSVTWVPLSAMANENLVTASSDSRLLSWYNGDCLLKAIDSLSPPHRDVSRPLCLPICDVIASHTLGQVAVCGKIESGGIRTGSKVLVMPSGDIATVRTIERDSSTCSLARAGDNVAIGLHGIDPGHIVSGGVLCHPDFAVCIASHLELKILVLEITMPILVGLQFELHIHHARVSARLVKILSSSDQKTGKALKKMPRLLTARQTAVVEVKLDKEVCVEEFSTLKALGRVFLRSQGNTVAVGIVTRILDQACDLA, encoded by the exons ATGGATGCTCTACATAAGACATACATGACTCGCAAAAAGTGCCACATTAACATAG TGCCTTTCAAGTTTGATACACCATCTCCAGATGACATGGTCATTACAGGCTTAAAATCATCCAGAAACTTTAGAAAAG TTGACACAGAGGTTCTAGTTAAAGATTCTATTGACGTGACCAGAAAGGAGATGATGGATAATGATGTTCTTCTAACTGAAAACAGTGCAAGTATGGACCCAAGTGCATCAGTACAATTGGATGAAGTTGGTGGGACTAGTAGCAATGTTCTTTCGAGTAGTCAAAATATAACTCTTAAGCTACAGCATTTGAGTTTGGAGAGCAAACCGAAGAACAGTAAACCCAATATTAAGAAAGCAGCTTCTGTTTCACACTACAAGCCAGAACCATGGATGCTCCAGAGTGAAGATCAAGAAATCCGTAAACAGCTAAGTCTTGGCATT GTTGGTCATGTCGATTCTGGGAAATCAACTTTATGTGGTCGATTACGACATGCTCTGGGATTGATTTCAAAAAAACAAATGCATAAATATGAGAAAGAAGCTAAAGAAAAG GGGAAAGGGTTGTTTGCATATGCTTGGGCTATGGATGAGAGCAGTGATGAGAGGGAGCGTGGCATTACAATGACTGTGGCTGTAGCATATTTTAATAGCGAAAAATACCGTGTGGTTTTGCTTGATTCCCCTGGTCACAAGGATTTTGTTCCTAATATGATATCTGGTGCTACACAAGCTGATGCCGCCATCCTAGTTGTTGATGCATCTATAGGCTCATTTGAAGCTGGCATGGGTGTTAATGGAATTGGTCAAACAAAGGAACACTCACAACTTATTAGGAGCTTTGGTGTTGAGAACTTGATAGTTGCTGTTAATAAGATGGATGTGGTGGAATATTCGAAGGAGCGGTTCCAGTCCATTAAATCGCAACTTGGTACCTTTCTTCGGTCATGTGGGTACAAAGACTCTTCAGTCACCTGGGTTCCTTTGAGTGCAATGGCAAACGAAAATTTAGTCACAGCTTCTTCAGATTCTCGTCTTCTATCATG GTACAATGGAGATTGTCTGCTGAAAGCCATTGACTCATTATCTCCTCCTCATCGTGACGTTTCAAGGCCACTATGCCTTCCAATATGTGATGTTATTGCATCTCACACGCTGGGTCAGGTGGCTGTTTGTGGTAAAATAGAGTCTGGAGGGATCCGAACTGGCTCTAAG GTTCTTGTCATGCCTTCTGGAGATATAGCTACAGTAAGAACCATTGAGCGGGATTCCTCTACTTGCAGCTTGGCTAGAGCCGGGGACAATGTTGCCATTGGTTTGCATGGTATCGACCCTGGTCACATTGTGTCAGGTGGAGTTCTTTGCCATCCAGATTTCGCTGTGTGCATCGCTTCTCACTTGGAGCTGAAAATTCTGGTTCTAGAAATCACCATGCCAATACTGGTTGGCCTTCAG TTTGAGCTGCACATACATCACGCCAGGGTGTCTGCGAGGTTGGTTAAAATACTGTCGTCGTCGGACCAGAAGACTGGCAAGGCCTTAAAGAAAATGCCACGTTTGCTCACCGCGAGGCAGACCGCCGTGGTTGAA GTGAAGCTGGACAAAGAAGTGTGTGTGGAGGAATTCTCGACGCTGAAGGCCCTTGGGCGGGTGTTCCTGCGATCTCAGGGTAACACTGTTGCGGTGGGCATTGTGACTCGAATTCTGGATCAGGCTTGTGACCTCGCCTAA